A single Salmo salar chromosome ssa19, Ssal_v3.1, whole genome shotgun sequence DNA region contains:
- the LOC100136353 gene encoding nucleoside diphosphate kinase (The RefSeq protein has 1 substitution compared to this genomic sequence) — protein MSNEERTFIAIKPDGVQRRLVGDIIKRFELKGFKMVGMKFIKAPESLLKEHYADLKDRPFFPGLVSYMTSGPVVAMVWEGFNVVKTGRVMLGETNPADSKPGTIRGDFCIQVGRNIIHGSDSVESANTEINLWFKPEELCSYTSCSSQWLY, from the exons ATGTCAAACGAGGAGCGGACTTTCATTGCCATCAAGCCAGATGGAGTTCAGAGAAGGCTTGTCGGCGATATCATCAAGAGATTTGAGCTGAAGGGCTTCAAAATGGTGGGGATGAAATTCATCAAG GCCCCAGAGTCTCTGCTGAAGGAGCACTATGCCGACCTGAAGGACAGACCCTTCTTCCCTGGTCTCGTCAGCTACATGACCTCAGGCCCAGTGGTGGCTATG GTGTGGGAAGGGTTCAATGTGGTGAAGACAGGCCGAGTGATGCTCGGAGAGACCAACCCTGCTGACTCCAAACCCGGCACCATCCGAGGAGACTTCTGCATCCAAGTGGGCAG GAACATCATCCATGGCAGTGACTCAGTAGAGAGTGCTAACACAGAGATCAATCTGTGGTTCAAACCTGAGGAGCTGTGCAGTTACACTAGCTGCTCCAGCAGCTGGCTCTACTGA